One region of Culex pipiens pallens isolate TS chromosome 2, TS_CPP_V2, whole genome shotgun sequence genomic DNA includes:
- the LOC120428516 gene encoding uncharacterized protein LOC120428516 isoform X1 yields MANQVYKKDGTLGGARHGDSYQVHVLMLIFERAGQAENTFAEFRLATEMEAAGKFDDAVLNWRCGTESKWLLVQVKHKQKATKLTESSFFPVEDKEKAKGDFSVYKYLASMSDVTHNDGEFAGDKKFIIYTNCAIDNKIERWFTKAEMKDEFALLTNNKELFMNMNADENRVKNIVQFMNQDFIQLAKTIKTIFIDGITDYEVDIITKYRGALVQKVLLVEKKVARFTPRFIKRVKLTHNEMLLRQQLFAEDSTLAQLQSFSTSDEKVVKTLTGKTNSENSLPYFISDTEVFGYLKRLIFAVNQPDNEELKSTIQNDLKHFSPTKEDIACECYTELLYAKLQKMIFDRLSCTGLSARFLSNEDLCEELSTLQQTIEQSSSDWPTLKFNGVMQSLRVKFVKTMQLPNRYPLALNTTTEAGLLSSLKIFQTVENQNYRYASFKDIKIVSFCKKLRETLAKSCKEIFLLLKDDGTKIECIDELLKVVLNNTKVKLILLTNDDNRATQFFGNHEYTTLKDSDTRLDKLDLQSQQMLFAKNVLFQGVELSLGEIIQTRKELLKDTLLEKIIQDESIEIGEAPPEVAVKNYIPRIIRRCDSGDSTFKNSSDSDDDDSKMLPSYSEHEFIRKIPTFFQSYYVVVLSAEPGMGKTTLWNHLTPLIKQTYTASWVLHIKLLDCVNELRKVYRFENIEMVTEALIRIFQIKSNFEKALFSASLRYGERKKTIILLDGFDELPHDTITSVMSLFKCLQYYSYLLVNTRIHQKVVLESALDTATFTLEPIDRHQQMALLKSTCDVPSSNQELSSLVDQLFNKIPRKSLEAAENIIGIPLMVVMLAEIFKPLVQTFLKGRDFRVINSMSLDSLTLLDIYELFAYSSFRRQSIEKQNLDAENPLTERLLHKQNYLYKGFVKLHGYLGLVKLVKQQKMHLIFRDKKDILEFQEQAALLDSAIISKYEQDIPHFNHASFCEYFAAKCLFVRLTRMQRDQLKDFFVKPDGVRNAPKKQCIDDLYDLYHKVLRDYATVRKFFFMMAREDEECWKMLEDLLWSMRPYPLLWACEEGFAELVKRLLEEDPSIINFRTKQKETALHLSAAQGNDAICALLLNANVDKNAVGKNRLTALHVASSKGHFEVASILIARGASLTVGDRNLHTPLHLAAQAGHAKIVRLIAKQGFDVNILNKSRWSALHLAIFNGHFEVVKILLANNARLRVGKAQNWPMLLGNLITNNKSAIAQILVKHEARLLMDPENIIEILLWAIRRNHVKIVSSMKSAGDNLHFYDTQSKVCTVRLALRRQCFQIAEIIISNQSGTCEDVDYPLHAAAEAGSIQCAALLLKRNTAKVNTIDENGLTPLDLAVKKGHTSIVKMLLDAGSKINENLLHTAVRNNCDECVKLLLAYGADINYADSANQWTPLHIAAIRDSLECASELLKHEECRIVAKDSAGRTALHLAVTYKSLVIVREILKFAHHRSLDTLKELLSRKDNSGCTALEQADATGNFYTAYDIAEKVSFVEKCCLV; encoded by the coding sequence ATGGCGAATCAGGTGTACAAAAAAGACGGAACGTTGGGAGGAGCCCGTCATGGCGATTCGTACCAAGTGCACGTACTGATGCTGATCTTCGAGAGAGCGGGCCAAGCTGAGAATACTTTTGCGGAGTTCCGTCTGGCAACCGAAATGGAAGCTGCTGGAAAGTTCGACGATGCAGTTCTGAACTGGAGATGCGGTACCGAATCAAAGTGGTTGTTGGTACAGGTGAAGCACAAACAAAAAGCAACCAAGCTGACCGAGTCGAGTTTTTTTCCGGTTGAGGATAAAGAAAAGGCAAAAGGAGATTTTTCGGTGTACAAATACCTCGCATCAATGAGTGACGTCACGCACAACGATGGTGAATTCGCTGGTGATAAGAAATTTATAATCTATACCAATTGTGCCATAGATAACAAGATTGAAAGATGGTTTACCAAAGCGGAAATGAAGGATGAATTTGCCTTATTAACCAACAACAAGGAACTGTTTATGAATATGAATGCCGATGAAAACcgggtcaaaaatatcgttcaaTTTATGAATCAAGATTTCATTCAGTtggccaaaacgatcaaaaccaTTTTCATTGATGGAATCACCGACTATGAAGTTGATATCATAACAAAATACAGAGGTGCATTGGTGCAAAAAGTGTTGCTGGTCGAAAAAAAGGTAGCAAGGTTCACTCCAAGATTCATCAAAAGGGTAAAATTGACCCATAATGAAATGCTGTTACGGCAACAATTATTCGCTGAAGACAGCACATTGGCTCAACTCCAAAGCTTCAGCACATCCGACGAAAAGGTGGTCAAAACCCTTACAGGCAAGACGAACTCAGAGAATAGTCTTCCCTACTTTATTTCGGATACAGAGGTATTTGGTTACCTCAAAAGATTAATATTCGCTGTGAATCAACCAGACAACGAGGAGCTAAAATCCACGATCCAGAACGACTTGAAACATTTTTCTCCAACGAAGGAAGACATCGCATGTGAATGTTACACGGAATTGCTTTATGCGAAGTTacagaaaatgatttttgatcgGTTGAGTTGCACAGGATTAAGCGCACGATTTCTCTCAAACGAAGATCTTTGCGAAGAACTTTCCACATTGCAACAAACCATCGAACAGTCCTCTTCCGATTGGCCGACACTGAAGTTCAACGGAGTGATGCAGAGTTTGcgtgtgaaatttgttaaaaccatGCAGCTTCCTAACAGGTACCCCCTGGCATTGAACACTACTACCGAAGCAGGATTACTTTCTagcttgaaaatatttcaaactgtTGAGAATCAAAACTATCGATATGCATCGTTCAAGGATATCAAAATTGTCAGTTTCTGTAAAAAACTGCGTGAAACTTTGGCCAAATCGTGTAAGGAGATCTTCCTGCTACTTAAAGATGATGGTACTAAGATTGAATGCATTGATGAATTACTAAAAGTTGTACTAAATAATACGAAAGTCAAACTGATTCTTCTAACTAATGATGATAATCGTGCAACTCAGTTTTTTGGAAATCACGAATATACTACTTTGAAGGACAGTGATACCAGGCTGGATAAGTTGGACCTACAAAGTCAACAAAtgctttttgcgaaaaatgtgttatttcaaGGAGTTGAATTGTCTTTGGGAGAAATAATTCAGACGCgaaaagaacttttgaaagacACCTTGCTAGAGAAGATTATCCAGGACGAATCCATCGAAATTGGTGAAGCACCTCCGGAAGTGGCAGTGAAAAATTACATACCACGTATAATTCGTAGATGTGATTCGGGCGATTCAACGTTCAAAAATTCCAGCGACTCTGACGATGATGATTCAAAGATGCTGCCAAGTTATAGTGAACACGAATTCATCAGGAAAATTCCTACCTTCTTCCAAAGTTATTATGTAGTTGTTCTATCGGCGGAACCGGGTATGGGCAAAACAACTCTTTGGAACCATCTCACACCGTTAATCAAGCAAACGTACACGGCAAGTTGGGTACTGCATATCAAACTTTTGGATTGCGTGAATGAGTTGCGGAAAGTTTATCGATTCGAGAACATCGAAATGGTCACAGAAGCTCTGATTCGAAtctttcaaatcaaatcaaattttgaaaaggcgCTTTTTTCAGCATCTTTGAGATATGGCGAGcgcaaaaaaactataattctGCTGGATGGGTTCGATGAGTTGCCTCACGATACTATCACTAGTGTGATGAGTCTTTTCAAATGTCTACAATATTACTCGTACTTGCTCGTGAACACACGAATCCATCAAAAAGTGGTTCTTGAGAGTGCACTGGACACAGCCACGTTTACATTGGAGCCGATTGATAGACACCAACAAATGGCACTCCTGAAAAGTACGTGTGATGTTCCTTCGAGTAACCAGGAACTTTCCTCATTAGTTGATCAGCTGTTCAACAAAATTCCTAGAAAATCTTTGGAGGCTGCAGAAAACATCATTGGTATACCGCTGATGGTTGTGATGCTGGCGGAAATCTTCAAACCACTCGTTCAGACGTTTTTGAAAGGCAGAGATTTTCGAGTGATCAACTCAATGTCGTTGGACTCGCTGACGCTTTTGGATATATATGAGCTTTTCGCGTACAGTTCATTTCGTCGACAGTCCATAGAAAAACAAAATCTTGACGCAGAAAACCCACTCACGGAACGACTACTGCACAAACAAAATTACTTGTACAAAGGATTCGTTAAACTGCATGGCTACCTTGGGCTTGTTAAGCTGGTTAAACAGCAGAAAATGCACTTGATATTTCGTGATAAAAAGGACATTTTGGAATTTCAGGAGCAAGCCGCTTTGCTCGATTCAGCAATCATCTCCAAGTACGAACAAGATATTCCCCACTTCAACCATGCATCGTTCTGTGAGTATTTTGCAGCAAAGTGTCTGTTTGTCCGCCTCACTCGCATGCAGAGGGATCAGCTGAAGGACTTTTTTGTCAAACCGGATGGTGTGCGTAATGCTCCCAAGAAACAGTGCATTGACGACTTGTACGACCTGTACCACAAAGTCCTCCGGGATTACGCGACGGTTCGAAAGTTTTTCTTCATGATGGCTAGAGAGGACGAGGAATGCTGGAAAATGCTGGAAGACCTTCTTTGGTCCATGAGACCGTATCCGCTGTTGTGGGCTTGCGAGGAAGGCTTTGCGGAGCTTGTCAAACGACTTTTGGAGGAAGATCCGTCGATTATAAACTTCAGGACCAAACAGAAGGAAACTGCACTGCATTTGTCGGCCGCTCAAGGAAATGATGCAATCTGTGCACTTCTTCTCAATGCGAACGTGGATAAGAATGCTGTTGGCAAAAATCGTCTGACTGCGTTGCACGTGGCTTCTTCAAAGGGACACTTTGAGGTCGCCAGTATACTGATCGCACGTGGAGCATCTTTGACGGTTGGGGATCGTAACCTGCACACGCCACTTCATCTAGCTGCTCAAGCTGGTCACGCCAAAATAGTTAGGCTGATAGCAAAGCAAGGGTTCGATGTGAACATACTGAACAAAAGTCGGTGGAGTGCTCTCCATCTGGCCATATTCAACGGTCATTTTGAGGTAGTTAAAATTCTGTTAGCTAATAATGCACGACTCAGAGTAGGAAAAGCACAAAATTGGCCGATGCTTCTGGGAAATCTCATTACAAATAACAAGTCTGCGATTGCTCAAATATTGGTTAAGCATGAGGCTAGGTTGCTTATGGATCCGGAGAACATTATAGAGATATTGCTATGGGCGATTAGACGAAACCATGTCAAAATTGTAAGCTCAATGAAATCAGCAGGAGATAATCTACATTTTTACGATACGCAGTCAAAAGTTTGCACCGTTAGACTAGCTTTGCGGAGGCAGTGTTTTCAAATAGCCGAAATTATCATATCCAACCAGTCAGGGACCTGTGAAGATGTTGATTATCCGTTACATGCTGCTGCCGAAGCAGGAAGCATTCAATGCGCTGCTCTCCTGCTAAAAAGAAATACAGCAAAAGTAAACACCATCGATGAAAATGGTTTAACTCCGTTGGATTTAGCGGTAAAGAAAGGTCACACGAGTATTGTTAAGATGCTGCTTGATGCAGGTtccaaaatcaatgaaaatttgcTGCACACAGCTGTTAGAAATAATTGTGATGAATGCGTTAAACTGTTACTTGCTTATGGCGCTGACATAAATTACGCCGATAGTGCCAACCAATGGACACCTCTTCATATAGCGGCCATTCGTGACAGTTTGGAGTGTGCATCAGAACTTTTGAAACACGAAGAGTGTCGAATCGTGGCCAAAGACAGTGCTGGTCGAACAGCACTCCATCTGGCTGTTACATACAAATCACTTGTAATAGTACGAGAAATCCTGAAGTTTGCCCATCACCGTAGTCTGGACACGCTAAAGGAGCTGTTATCCCGAAAAGACAACTCGGGCTGTACGGCGTTGGAACAAGCTGACGCCACTGGTAACTTTTACACCGCTTATGACATCGCTGAAAAGGTTTCATTTGTAGAAAAATGCTGTCTCGTGTGA
- the LOC120428516 gene encoding receptor-interacting serine/threonine-protein kinase 4-like isoform X2: MHLIFRDKKDILEFQEQAALLDSAIISKYEQDIPHFNHASFCEYFAAKCLFVRLTRMQRDQLKDFFVKPDGVRNAPKKQCIDDLYDLYHKVLRDYATVRKFFFMMAREDEECWKMLEDLLWSMRPYPLLWACEEGFAELVKRLLEEDPSIINFRTKQKETALHLSAAQGNDAICALLLNANVDKNAVGKNRLTALHVASSKGHFEVASILIARGASLTVGDRNLHTPLHLAAQAGHAKIVRLIAKQGFDVNILNKSRWSALHLAIFNGHFEGPVKMLIIRYMLLPKQEAFNALLSC, translated from the exons ATGCACTTGATATTTCGTGATAAAAAGGACATTTTGGAATTTCAGGAGCAAGCCGCTTTGCTCGATTCAGCAATCATCTCCAAGTACGAACAAGATATTCCCCACTTCAACCATGCATCGTTCTGTGAGTATTTTGCAGCAAAGTGTCTGTTTGTCCGCCTCACTCGCATGCAGAGGGATCAGCTGAAGGACTTTTTTGTCAAACCGGATGGTGTGCGTAATGCTCCCAAGAAACAGTGCATTGACGACTTGTACGACCTGTACCACAAAGTCCTCCGGGATTACGCGACGGTTCGAAAGTTTTTCTTCATGATGGCTAGAGAGGACGAGGAATGCTGGAAAATGCTGGAAGACCTTCTTTGGTCCATGAGACCGTATCCGCTGTTGTGGGCTTGCGAGGAAGGCTTTGCGGAGCTTGTCAAACGACTTTTGGAGGAAGATCCGTCGATTATAAACTTCAGGACCAAACAGAAGGAAACTGCACTGCATTTGTCGGCCGCTCAAGGAAATGATGCAATCTGTGCACTTCTTCTCAATGCGAACGTGGATAAGAATGCTGTTGGCAAAAATCGTCTGACTGCGTTGCACGTGGCTTCTTCAAAGGGACACTTTGAGGTCGCCAGTATACTGATCGCACGTGGAGCATCTTTGACGGTTGGGGATCGTAACCTGCACACGCCACTTCATCTAGCTGCTCAAGCTGGTCACGCCAAAATAGTTAGGCTGATAGCAAAGCAAGGGTTCGATGTGAACATACTGAACAAAAGTCGGTGGAGTGCTCTCCATCTGGCCATATTCAACGGTCATTTTGAG GGACCTGTGAAGATGTTGATTATCCGTTACATGCTGCTGCCGAAGCAGGAAGCATTCAATGCGCTGCTCTCCTGCTAA